The segment CAGGCTGAAATGCTGGCAAGCTCTGCCACCACGTGAAATGCGCTGAACCAATCACCGACCCAACAATAAAGAACAGCAGCGTAATTAACATTCGTGCATTACCACCACCTGCAGTAAACAGCGTGCCCGACGCACATCCGCCACCTAACTGCATGCCCACACCAAAGATAAACGCCCCCACCACGACCGAAATACCAATCGGCGCAACAAAACCACTCACACTAGTGCCAAACAATGAACCAGCGCTTAACGCCGGAAAAAACAGCACCACTGCAATCGCCAGCATCACCATTTGGGCGCGCAAGCCACGGCCCCGCCGTTCGGTGATAAATACCCGCCAAGCAGCAGTAAAGCCAAATGCCGCGTGATACAGCACCAGCCCAAGCAAGCCGCCAACAATCATTAATAGACCAATGTTCGCGCCGAACACGACACCGATAATCACCGCGCCCAGCACAATGGCTGCTGTTGAGAGTAATGGCACCCGGTTCTGACTAGGTGCCACTGCAGAAATCGTGGACATAGCTCACCTTCTAACAACGCCAAAAGCGCCTGTTAGAAACAGGCGCTTGGCTGAATTGGACAATAATGATAAGCCTAACGCTGGCTGTAGAACGCTGGAAATTCTTTATTCAGCAGTGCATATGCTTTTAAAGAATATTAAACAAAGCGCCCTAAACCTACCGCAGAACGTAAGCGATCCATGGTAATGGCGGCTTCTTCTCTAGCGCGATCGGCACCTTTTTGCAGCACCGCTTCAATATGCGCGGGGTCTTCCATGAGGGCGATGTAACGCTCGCGGGGAGCACTTAGGTGCGCATTCAAGTAATCAAACACGTGGTTCTTAGCGTCGCCCCAGCCGATACCTGCCACGTACTGCTCGCGTAGTGCAGCGGCTTCCTCATTGCTGGCGAACGCTGAGAATATCTGGAACAGCGTGCAGGTGTCTGGGTCTTTCGGCTCACCGGGTTCCAGTGAGTTGGTTTTGATTTTGCGCACCAGCTTCTGCAGTTTTTTCTCGCTGGAGAAAAGCGGGATCGTATTGTTATAGCTTTTGGACATTTTGCGACCGTCCAAGCCCTTCAATACTTCCCCTTTTTCGTCCACAACGGCTTCAGGCTGAACAAAATACTGGCCTTTAAACATGTGGTTGAAACGTCCGGCGATATCACGCGCCATTTCAATGTGCTGAATTTGGTCGCGCCCTACCGGCACTTTATTGGCATTAAACATTAATATGTCGGCGGCCATTAACACTGGGTAACCGAACAAGCCCATGGTGACGCCTTTATCGGGATCTTGGTCACCGGCTTCTTCATTTTCAGCGACCGCCGCTTTGTATGCGTGAGCGCGGTTCATCAGCCCCTTGGCGCACACACAAGAAAGCATCCACATTAATTCGGGAATTTCAGCAATATCCGACTGACGATAAAAAATGGCGTTATCGGTATCTAGCCCTAGCGCAAGCCACGTGGCGGCAATTTCCAGACGCGACTCTTGCACACGCTTAGGGTCTTGGCATTTGATCAGCGCGTGATAGTCAGCAAGGAAGTAAAACGACTGTACGTTGGGGTCTTGGCTTGCCTCAATGGCAGGCTTAATAGCCCCCACATAGTTACCAAGATGTGGCGTTCCGGTCGTGGTAATCCCGGTC is part of the Halomonas sp. GT genome and harbors:
- a CDS encoding tryptophan--tRNA ligase, which encodes MSQTAKTRVLTGITTTGTPHLGNYVGAIKPAIEASQDPNVQSFYFLADYHALIKCQDPKRVQESRLEIAATWLALGLDTDNAIFYRQSDIAEIPELMWMLSCVCAKGLMNRAHAYKAAVAENEEAGDQDPDKGVTMGLFGYPVLMAADILMFNANKVPVGRDQIQHIEMARDIAGRFNHMFKGQYFVQPEAVVDEKGEVLKGLDGRKMSKSYNNTIPLFSSEKKLQKLVRKIKTNSLEPGEPKDPDTCTLFQIFSAFASNEEAAALREQYVAGIGWGDAKNHVFDYLNAHLSAPRERYIALMEDPAHIEAVLQKGADRAREEAAITMDRLRSAVGLGRFV